DNA from Ziziphus jujuba cultivar Dongzao chromosome 2, ASM3175591v1:
ATGAGATGGCAACTCACCTGTGAAATTATTGAAAGAGATATCAAGCACTTGCAACTTGGGGAACCCAATGTAACTTTCAGGTTTCTCAATTACACCATAGAACCCGTTGTGTTGTAGTATGAGAAGCTTCAAGAATGGAAGGGACCCTAACCAAGATGGAAAAACATCACTCAGTTGATTGTTGGAGACAACAATACCTTGAAGCATCTTACAGTTGGACAATGATCGTGGTAGCTTCCCTTGCAACTTATTATAACTGACATCAATAATTCTCATCGTGCTTTCATTGTTGCTGCATATTTCAGGAATGAAGCCATGAAAAGAGTTGTTTCGTAAGCTCAAAATATACAAAGTACTACTTAAGTTTCCCAAACATTCTGGAATCTTCCCATCCAATGTGTTATCAGACAAATCAAGGCTGTAAGGAGAACTCATATTGCAGAACATATCTGAGACTTCTCCACTTAGTAGGTTATTTGACACGTTATAATACACGACAGATGGTGGAGGAACCGGTAGTGTTCCTCGCAACATGTTAAATGAAACACGAAATAAACGTAAGTTAACCCATGGAATAACTGCAGGCAGATAGCCCTTCAGGAAGTTGTCAGCAATGTTGAAGGCGACCAAAGTGTCTATGCTTGTATTCCACATCCATTTAGGTATTTCACAACAGATCTTGTTATCAGGAATTGACAACCACTCCAGCTCAGTTTGATGCCTAATAAAATACGGGAATTCATGTAAGTTGCATGATTTGAATCCCACATACTTGAACTTTGAACTTGTTGCATTTATGTTTCCCTTCCTAAAAAGTAGCGACAAATTATTTTCACCAAGGTTTAGGTATGAAAGACTTTTCATACTTAAAAACATGTCGACTTCCAAAGTTCCATTTAATTTGTTAGTCTTCAGATAAAGAGTTTCAAGATCCATGAGGTTAGATAATGATTGTGGAACAAGACCATGCAACTGGTTATATGAAAATTCTAAGAACTTTAAATGAGTAAGGTTTCCTAGCCAAGATGGGATTGGACCACATATTTGGTTATCATGAAGATCTAATACTGTGAGGTGGGTAAGATTTTGAAGAGAAGATGGAATTTGACCACTAAAGTTGTTAACCCCAAGATTTAGATAAGTAAGTTTGTTAAGCTTGCCTAGTGAAGAGGGAAAAGGTCCTGAGAAATCGCAGGAATCAACAGCTAATATATCCAATGAATCAAGCATTTGGATTGAAGAAGGTAAGCTTCCAGAAAACCCACTTCCATCAAGTCTCAATTCTTTAAGTGGACTCCTATGGTGGAATTCAGGAAAATAACCCTTGAGATTGCCATTGGAGCTTACATCTAGAATTCTTAAATTTGGCAATTGAAAAATGGCTGCAGGGAATTCACCTTGCAGCCCACAATCATGAAGAATTATAGATGTCAAAGAAgtaaaattagaaagaaaatcgGGTACTCTGGACGATATATCTACTTCACTGAGATCAAGTACTTCTAAACTGGTTAGATTTTGTAGTAGGCTACCTAAATTAGGACTTTTAAGTTTCGAAAATATTAACTCaacattttcattataattGAAAGACAAGTCAAGATCATTCAAAATATTTTCGAAAATATTTTcgttttttaattcctttatatttttgtaagtatcattcaaaataataaaattcaaacttaacaaaaaaaattgaaaaccaatttaaaattataaaattgaaaagataataaaaaaaaaattggaagacCAAAGCCatgctattacatcccagcagtGATGGCTTTGGTCtcccaattttttattattttctttttttttatttttttaattcttttataatttttttttatatttttgcaaatattattcaaaataataaaattcaaacttaacaaaaaaaaaattgaggaccaattgaaaattacaaaattaaaaagataaaaatatatatatatatatattgggggaccaaagtcaatgctattacatcccagcaaTGTTGACTTTGATCCcacaatttttgaaattttttattattttctttttaatttttttaattccttggtaattttttaatatttttataagtattattcaaaataataaaattcaaacttaacaaaaaaattgaggaccaattgaaaatacaaaattgaaaataataaaaaaattaaaaaaattagggaACCAAAGCTAACACTTTTACATCCTAAAAGCCTTGACTTTGGTcccctaatttttaattttttttttattttctttttttaattcctttgatgaaaattggacaaaaaaaagaggaaaaaacttttgatgaaaatataataGTGAACAAAAAAAgatgggtaaaaaaaaaaaaaaagagggcttctctttaaaattggaccaaacaaaaagaggaaattttttttgatgaaaatataataatgaaaaaaattaaagagggtttgtgtttaaaattggactagaaaataaaaaaaaagaagaaggaaaaaatgttACCAAAGGGAGCAAAGCCGACGCTTGTTCTGAAAATAGCATCGGCTTTGATCCCTTTTGTAacagttttttttcttccaattttttcttcttttctagtccaattttaaacacgaacccttttttttttcttttttgttcattatcatattttcatcaaaaaaaaatttctttttttttttccgtccAATTTTGAGGACAAaccctcttttttttggttcattatcatattttcatcaaaagttttttttttcctctttcttttgtccaattttaaacacaaatcccttttcttttcctttttttttttttgttcattatcatattttcatcaaagaaataaaaaaaaaataaaaaatttaaaaaattggaagaCCAAAGCCAAGGCTTTTAGGATGTAAAAGTATTGGtcttggtcccccaattttatttttgttattttttcaattttgtaattttgaattagtcctcaatttttttgtgatgtttgaattttattattttgaatgatacttgtaaaaatataaaaaaaaaattacaaaggaattaaaaaataaataaataaatgataaaaaaattttaaaaaattgcatatCAAAGCCAACACTACTGGCATGTAATAGCGTTGGTTTTGgcctcccaattttttttattatcatttcaattttgtaattatcaattggtcctcaatttttttgttaagtttgaattttattattttgaatgatacttataaaaatataaaaaaaattacaaaggaattgaaaaaagaaaataataaaaaaattttaaaaattggggGACGAAAGCCAACGTTGCTTGGATGtaatagcattggctttggtccttcaatttttttttattatcttttcaattttataattatcaattagtcctcaatttttttgttaagtttgaattttattattttaaatgatacttataaaaatataaaaaaattacaaaggaattaaaaaaatataataaaaaattttaaaaaattaggggaccaaagccaatgcttttaatttttcccccaatatttttttgttatcttttcaattttgtaattttcaattggtcttcaatttttttttgtaaagtttgaattttattattttaaatgatacttgcaagaatataaaaaaaaattataaaggaattaaaaaaaagaaaataaaaaagaaaataataaaaaaaat
Protein-coding regions in this window:
- the LOC132799373 gene encoding receptor like protein 27-like codes for the protein MLDSLDILAVDSCDFSGPFPSSLGKLNKLTYLNLGVNNFSGQIPSSLQNLTHLTVLDLHDNQICGPIPSWLGNLTHLKFLEFSYNQLHGLVPQSLSNLMDLETLYLKTNKLNGTLEVDMFLSMKSLSYLNLGENNLSLLFRKGNINATSSKFKYVGFKSCNLHEFPYFIRHQTELEWLSIPDNKICCEIPKWMWNTSIDTLVAFNIADNFLKGYLPAVIPWVNLRLFRVSFNMLRGTLPVPPPSVVYYNVSNNLLSGEVSDMFCNMSSPYSLDLSDNTLDGKIPECLGNLSSTLYILSLRNNSFHGFIPEICSNNESTMRIIDVSYNKLQGKLPRSLSNCKMLQGIVVSNNQLSDVFPSWLGSLPFLKLLILQHNGFYGVIEKPESYIGFPKLQVLDISFNNFTGELPSHYVSSWNVMKAIDPDPFMYLSVLLNITISNTYRYEVVTRYAIRITTKGVNRYYGAIQAIFAFIDMSSNKFEGEISILFGNLMSLHSLNLSNNMLTGCIPSSLGNLTELESLDLSQNNLSGEIPQQLKQLGFLGSFNVSHNMLTGPIPQGKQFSAFDSSSFEGNPGLCGDPLSKKCGDLETSSPPPSVFEENDDSESVFKLDWKFVLIGYISGLVVGVVLADIVIIRRHGWLVKMQCKRRRRRSYSRN